The following nucleotide sequence is from Paracrocinitomix mangrovi.
GGATATTACAAAAGAAATTGAGAAGGAAAAGGAGTTTGAAAACATTGTTGAAAATGCCTTAGACATTATATACACTTCAGACTATAAAGGTGTTTTTCAATACTTTAATCCAAGTGTAGAAAAAATAATAGGCTACAAAGCAGCTGAATTGATCGGTAAGTCTTTTTTAGATATAGTAGATCCTGCATTCACAAAAGCTGTTGAACAGCATTATAGAGATGTGTTTGATAACAAATTGATTGATTCTTATTTTGAATTTAAAGTATTGCACAAAGAGGGGCATTCCCTATGGGTTGGGCAACAAGTACGAACGGAACTAAATCAGTTAGATAATTCTAAGATTCAAAGGTTTTATGGTGTTGTAAGAGACATTAATTTGAGAAAAGAAACCGAGATGAAGTTACAGGAAAGTGAAGCTAGTTACCGTGAATTGTTTGACAATTCATCTGATATGATCCAAAGTGTTGAACCGGATGGGAATTTTTTATTTGTCAATGAAAGCTGGAGAGAAGCAATGGGTTATACAGAGGAAGAATTGAACAAATTGAATTTGTTTGATGTGCTTCACAACAACAGTTTAGATCATTGTAAAAATTTACTCAATGAAATTGCGATATCTAAGAATTCTCCGGAAGAAAAAGTAGTCTATAGCTTAATGAATAAGGATGGAGAGGAGGTTATTGTTGAAGGTTCAATGACGGTCAGTTTGGAAGGGGATGAGGTGAAATCTGTACAAACCTTTTTAAGAGATGTTACTGAAGCAAAAAAAGCAGAAGCCATAATTGCAAGTCAGAATAAAAGCATTAGAGAAAGCATTCAATATGCTAAGAGCATTCAGGATTCTGTTTTACCAAATGAGGATGAAATTGCAGATATTTTTGATGACTATTTTGTACTATTCAATCCAAAGGATATTTTGTCGGGTGATTTTTATATTGTAGACAAGATAAAATCAAATGCAGGTGTGGTTTTTCCGGTACTTATTGTTGCCGATTGTACAGGGCACGGAGTTCCGGGCGGAGTGTTGAGTTTACTATGTAATGGCTTGCTCAAAGAGTCATTTACGCGGTATGATATAAACTCTCCGGGAGAATCTTTAGATTATGTAAGAACCAAGCTGATTAATCTCTTCAGATCTGATAAGAAAGGGTATGTAAATGATGGGATGGATGTTAGTTTTTGCGTATTTGATTTGGAAAACCGAAGACTAAATTTCTCGGCTGCTAATCGCTCTTGTGTAGTTTTAAGAAATGGTGAATTGATAGAAACAAAAGGAAATCGTCAACATGTTGGATTTACCGATAGACCTGAGCCTTTTGCAAATCATTTAATTGAATTGGAAAAAGGGGATATTGTTGTTTTACACACAGATGGATATGCTGACCAATTTGGAGGTCCACATAAACGTAAGTTCATGAAAAAAAGGTTCTATGAATTGTTAAAGGAACTGTCTGATAAAGATCTATTTCAAATCAAACAAAAATTGGAAGAAGAACTAGCAGAATGGAAAGGAGATATGGAACAGACAGATGATATTACTGTGTTTGCTGTGAGGGTGAGTTAAGCAACCTCTTTTATGGTGAGTATGTCTCCAACAATGTTTTGAAACTCTTCACCCGCTTCTTTCATGTCTTCGTCATCAGCTTCGTAAAGCCAATTCACGTACACTTGTTTTTTACCGCTGGCAGAATTTAACATCTTTAATATTTCCAGGATACAAAAGGATGAACTTGTGTTAAAGTAATCAAGCTTAAGATTTACCTCCAATGCATCATTTGAAGATTTGTTGTATTCCGTAATCCATTCTTTTACCGGTTTATAAAATTCTTTAGAATTTTCGGGTATACTGATTCCTTCAATGCTTAGTTTATGATTTGTAAGGTCACTTTGAATTGAAGGAGTTAATTCACTTAATTCAACAGATATATCTTTCATAATAAATGGTAACTGAGAGCAAAGGTATTGAAAGAGTACTATTGGTGAGTGATAAATACGACGATCATTTTAAATTAATCGATAAAAGTTGAAAAGTTAATTTATCAATGTGCATTCTATTTTCTTTTCTAGAATAATTATTTAACTTTAGTTCCAGTAATACATTTTTTAACCTAAAACTTATAACTAATGAGAATATCTCAATCTATTTTCATTGGTGCGCTATGCTTATTGGCCACCAATGCTTTCGGACAAATATGTCACGATAAATTAGTTCCTAACGACAGATATCCGGGTCAAATTTTTGGAGGAGTAACAACTGCCCCTGAAGTGATGTCTGGGAACTGGGAGGTCTGGACCAATGGTAGGGTAGCACTAGATGGCGACTATGCCGTTGTCGGTGCTCCTCAAGATGACGAACAGGCCAATAATGCCGGAGCCGTGTACTTGTATAAGTACAATTCAGTAGATGGTATTTGGGAAGAAAAGCATAAATTTTTCCTTCAAGATGCTGTCAATAATGTGGATGCTTCTGAGAGTGATTATTTCGGATGGGAAGTTGGTATTTCTGGAACTACTGTTGTAGCATCAGCTCCTACATATGATGTAAATGGTTATTCTAATAATGGAGTGGTATGTGTTTATGAAATCAATACTACAACACATCAGGCCGTCTTTACTCAGCAAATATTCACAACCCATAATGGTAATGCCGTTGAGTATGGTAATGACTATAAGTTTGGTCATGGTTTGGATATTGAGGGAGATAAATTAATTGTGGGTTGTAAAACCAATCATACAGATGAATTTGGAGGTCCTATCCCAAGTTATCCTGGTGCCATTTGTATCTTCAAAAAAGTAGGGGGTGTTTTTGAGATTCAAAACAAAATTCTACCTCCTATGGTAGATACCTATGCATGGTCATATGGCCAGGATGTTGAAATTTATGGTAATTATGCTGCAGTTGGATTTGATCATGACTATTTTGATGAAAACAATGATCCAAATTCTGATATACCTTATGCCGGTTCTGTTGTGATCTATAAATGGGATGGAGTAGAGTGGAACTATCATCAAAAGCTTGTTGCGCCTGATGGAAGATCTTGGCAACATCACTTTGGAATTGCTATTGCATTAGATGATGATCAATTGGCTGTTTCAAGTAGGAATTCATATGATGAAAACAATCAAAATTATGTTGGTGGAGCAAATTCATGCTACATATTTAAATTGAATGGTAGTTCATGGGATCCTGAACAAAAAATTGTTGCACCTGATAGAGAACTTGGTGATAGATTTGCAAATTCAATTTCAATTGAAGGTAATAGATTAATTGTTGGAACTATGCATGAAGATCATGATGAAAATGGGGCCAACTTATTAAATGATGCAGGTTCTGTTTATGTTTTTGACAAAGTAGGAAGTGTTTGGACAAATACATCTAAGCTAAATGCACCTGACAGGGATGAAAGTGCCCATTTTGGTCACAATGTTTATATAAAAGGAACCAAAATAATTATTAGTGCAAGACGTGAGCCTTTGAATGATGTATTCCCAAATCCATCAGGATATATGGAGGACGCAGGTGCCGTATACATTTTCCAAAATAATACACCTATTCCTTCTATAAATCCTCAGCAGGATATTGATTTGTGTGCATATAACGGAAATCCTATTCAAATGACCTTGCAAAATGGTTTATTATATCAAGGAACCTGGAGTGGTCCGGGTATGGATCCTCAAACAGGTTTGTTTGACCCATCAGTTGCTGGTGTAGGAAACCACATCATATTTTACACCATAAATAGTATTTCAGCTTCTACACTAGTAGTGGTTTATGAAGATGGAAACTTTAGCAGTTTTACAGAAAATGGATCTGGAATTGAAAATGGATTAGCATTAGTTACGGATGCTTATGATAATGTTTATGTAACTGGTTATTTCACTACTGAAACAGAGTTTGTTGGTGGAGGTATTCATCCCAACGTGAGTGCTAATACAGGGTCTGGTTCTTTAGAAGAGTATGTGTATGTTGCAAAGTACAATGCATGCGGTAATCTATTATGGGTGACACATGGTATTGAAAGTGTTAATGCGGATTCAAGAGGAACCGGAATAGATTTGGCTCCTGCTGACAATGCCGTATACGTTGTAGGTAATTTTAAAGAAGCCATGCTCGTACAAGGAAGCTATGGATTAGATGGTACTGACGGTAGCACCATGGGTGAAGCATATGGTGGGTCAAATTCTGGATTTTTAATGAGACTTAAAATGACAGATGGAACCGTTGAATTCCTTGAGCCAATTATTAAAAGTGATTACACACAATTGACTTGTGTAAAAGCAAATACTTACGGTAATGATGTTTTTGTAGGAGGATATCATGCAGATGATCAATACGGAGAGACATCAGCTTTTGTATCTGATTATGAAACTATAAATTCAGGAATTACAAATGAAAACTGGGAGATAACCACTTTTGGAACGTCTGCAGGTAATGAATACATTAGAGATATTTCATATAATGGAGATCTTCAGTCATTATGGATAGTGGGAGACTTTGATAATGAATTACTTTTTGATCCGGGAAATACTCCGTTATCTGCTCCTACAACTGGTAATTTTGATGCTTTTGTTGCACAATATGAAGTGGGGTCAACTCCAGGAGAATTATTTATTATTCAAGGATACAATTCAGATGGAAATATGAGAGGAGTAGGTGTTGAGGTTGATGAGGCAACCGGAAACGGATATGTAACCGGAACCTATGATTATGGTGTAAATGAAGTGTTCAACTTTCCTGGACATTATATAGATAATAATGGAGCGGGACAAAATGTTTTTGTTACAGGAATGGACGTGCATGGTGAACCTATTTGGAATCAAACGCAAAAAGCAGATGCTGCTGACGGTGAAGTAACTGTAAGTGGAATCGATTTTTATAACAATACAGTTTATTTAACAGGTACTTTTGACAACAATAATGTTGCGTTTTTTGGAGGTAACACAATTGAACAAGAGCACTTAAATGGAAGCGAAAAAAGCTTAGTGTACATTGTTGGTTATGAAACTATTGATGGAGAACCAATATGGTCAAATGCAACCCAAGGTTATTCTATGATTGATGAACACAAAGTTGGAGATATTGCTGTTTCTGCTTCTGGTTATGGGTATATAACAGGAAATGTAATTGGTGAACTTGGTTACCAATCAGGAGGTCAGCAAAGTGGGAATGTGTTCGGAACAGGTGCAGATGAAGTTGATTTATTTGTTAGCAGGTTCGATATTTCAAATCAAGGGGTGTTTAAGATGGCGGAAAGTGATGAATTGATAGAAGACCAATTATTTACAGTATTCCCAAATCCTACTAATGGGGAAGTGAATATTACTTTTGATTCATTTGTTGACATGGAGAATGCAACTTTGAAAGTTTATTCACCTGCTGGACAATTAGTATTAGAAAAACAATGTTCTTTGAACATGACAATTGACTTGAGTGGATTTGAAAATGGAGTTTACATCTTCAACTTTTCATCAACACAGGACAATAAAAATGTTTTGGTAGTCAAAGGATAGAAATAAAATAAATCAAAAAAGGGCCTTCAGACGTTTCTGAGGACCCTTTTTTTTCATCTAACCCAAAAGATTATTAAACATCTTTTCCTTTCAACATTTTATTCCAGTAAAGTCTTGGTAAAATGTACTTTTTCAACCACCATAATCTTGTCAGCTCTTTTGACGAATCAAAAATGAGCATCTGTTTTAGCTTAGGGTCCGGTGTAAAGTTTCCTTCATAGTCGAATTCGGCCAAAACCATTTTTCCATATCCTGTTACCAAAGGACAACTTGAATATCCATTGTACTCTTTATCTGTAATGTGTCCTGAGGCAATTAATGCTTTGATGTTTCCAATAACTACCGGAACTTGCTTTCTAATAGCGGCTCCTGTTTTTGCTGTCGGCAATGCTGCTGCATCTCCCATCCCGAAGATGTTAGCGAATTTTTTATGTTGTAATGTGTTGATATCAACATCCAACCAACCAAATTCATTTGCCAATACAGATTCGCTAATAAATTTAGGAGCAACCTGAGGCGGAGCAAGATGTAACATGTCAAATGGCATTTCAATGGTGGTATCACCTACCATTTTTTCATGAATCTTATTGTCTTTATTGATTACACATTCACTTGCGTCCGCATTGACAAATTTAAAAGTGATGATTTTTTTGTCTGCATCAATTTTAACCGGTGCATAATGAGGTTTGAACTCAATTCCGTATCTGTCAATTACTTTTTCAAGTGTTTTTTTGATTTCTTTAATTCCGAAAATAACTCCTCCTGGTGTAGCGTATATTACATTGGTTTTATCTGCAATTCCGCTTTTTCTAAAGTAGTCTGCCGCTAAATAAGCTATTTTTTGAGGAGCTCCTCCACATTTAATTGGGGTGGTAGGCTGCGTAAAAACAGCATTTCCTCCTTTGAAATTTTTAAGTACGTCCCATGTGTGTTTAGGGTCTGTATAATTACTGCAAACAACTCCTTTA
It contains:
- a CDS encoding NAD(P)/FAD-dependent oxidoreductase, with protein sequence MKQIVIVGGGTGGIMTAAKLVKEKDMAVTVIEPAEYHYYQPAWTLVGANTYNFEDTKKKMSEVMPAGVNWVKDYAEKLDPDNNKLITRSGEEIKYDYLVLSPGLVYDMSLIEGLEDAIDKGVVCSNYTDPKHTWDVLKNFKGGNAVFTQPTTPIKCGGAPQKIAYLAADYFRKSGIADKTNVIYATPGGVIFGIKEIKKTLEKVIDRYGIEFKPHYAPVKIDADKKIITFKFVNADASECVINKDNKIHEKMVGDTTIEMPFDMLHLAPPQVAPKFISESVLANEFGWLDVDINTLQHKKFANIFGMGDAAALPTAKTGAAIRKQVPVVIGNIKALIASGHITDKEYNGYSSCPLVTGYGKMVLAEFDYEGNFTPDPKLKQMLIFDSSKELTRLWWLKKYILPRLYWNKMLKGKDV
- a CDS encoding DUF1987 domain-containing protein, which translates into the protein MKDISVELSELTPSIQSDLTNHKLSIEGISIPENSKEFYKPVKEWITEYNKSSNDALEVNLKLDYFNTSSSFCILEILKMLNSASGKKQVYVNWLYEADDEDMKEAGEEFQNIVGDILTIKEVA
- a CDS encoding FG-GAP repeat protein, producing the protein MRISQSIFIGALCLLATNAFGQICHDKLVPNDRYPGQIFGGVTTAPEVMSGNWEVWTNGRVALDGDYAVVGAPQDDEQANNAGAVYLYKYNSVDGIWEEKHKFFLQDAVNNVDASESDYFGWEVGISGTTVVASAPTYDVNGYSNNGVVCVYEINTTTHQAVFTQQIFTTHNGNAVEYGNDYKFGHGLDIEGDKLIVGCKTNHTDEFGGPIPSYPGAICIFKKVGGVFEIQNKILPPMVDTYAWSYGQDVEIYGNYAAVGFDHDYFDENNDPNSDIPYAGSVVIYKWDGVEWNYHQKLVAPDGRSWQHHFGIAIALDDDQLAVSSRNSYDENNQNYVGGANSCYIFKLNGSSWDPEQKIVAPDRELGDRFANSISIEGNRLIVGTMHEDHDENGANLLNDAGSVYVFDKVGSVWTNTSKLNAPDRDESAHFGHNVYIKGTKIIISARREPLNDVFPNPSGYMEDAGAVYIFQNNTPIPSINPQQDIDLCAYNGNPIQMTLQNGLLYQGTWSGPGMDPQTGLFDPSVAGVGNHIIFYTINSISASTLVVVYEDGNFSSFTENGSGIENGLALVTDAYDNVYVTGYFTTETEFVGGGIHPNVSANTGSGSLEEYVYVAKYNACGNLLWVTHGIESVNADSRGTGIDLAPADNAVYVVGNFKEAMLVQGSYGLDGTDGSTMGEAYGGSNSGFLMRLKMTDGTVEFLEPIIKSDYTQLTCVKANTYGNDVFVGGYHADDQYGETSAFVSDYETINSGITNENWEITTFGTSAGNEYIRDISYNGDLQSLWIVGDFDNELLFDPGNTPLSAPTTGNFDAFVAQYEVGSTPGELFIIQGYNSDGNMRGVGVEVDEATGNGYVTGTYDYGVNEVFNFPGHYIDNNGAGQNVFVTGMDVHGEPIWNQTQKADAADGEVTVSGIDFYNNTVYLTGTFDNNNVAFFGGNTIEQEHLNGSEKSLVYIVGYETIDGEPIWSNATQGYSMIDEHKVGDIAVSASGYGYITGNVIGELGYQSGGQQSGNVFGTGADEVDLFVSRFDISNQGVFKMAESDELIEDQLFTVFPNPTNGEVNITFDSFVDMENATLKVYSPAGQLVLEKQCSLNMTIDLSGFENGVYIFNFSSTQDNKNVLVVKG
- a CDS encoding PAS domain S-box protein, whose amino-acid sequence is MPLNQNIHSILIQHSLDVIIICNAENEIVEFNPAAENLFGYNKDEILGQPVQIIYESEEEFKVVSKKLSSSGKYEGRVLNKCKNGELKIARLSASLVKDEQGIVVGSLGISKDITKEIEKEKEFENIVENALDIIYTSDYKGVFQYFNPSVEKIIGYKAAELIGKSFLDIVDPAFTKAVEQHYRDVFDNKLIDSYFEFKVLHKEGHSLWVGQQVRTELNQLDNSKIQRFYGVVRDINLRKETEMKLQESEASYRELFDNSSDMIQSVEPDGNFLFVNESWREAMGYTEEELNKLNLFDVLHNNSLDHCKNLLNEIAISKNSPEEKVVYSLMNKDGEEVIVEGSMTVSLEGDEVKSVQTFLRDVTEAKKAEAIIASQNKSIRESIQYAKSIQDSVLPNEDEIADIFDDYFVLFNPKDILSGDFYIVDKIKSNAGVVFPVLIVADCTGHGVPGGVLSLLCNGLLKESFTRYDINSPGESLDYVRTKLINLFRSDKKGYVNDGMDVSFCVFDLENRRLNFSAANRSCVVLRNGELIETKGNRQHVGFTDRPEPFANHLIELEKGDIVVLHTDGYADQFGGPHKRKFMKKRFYELLKELSDKDLFQIKQKLEEELAEWKGDMEQTDDITVFAVRVS